The following are encoded together in the Lathyrus oleraceus cultivar Zhongwan6 chromosome 3, CAAS_Psat_ZW6_1.0, whole genome shotgun sequence genome:
- the LOC127131791 gene encoding uncharacterized protein LOC127131791, which yields MELGRRNTKKYTFKSPDLTELKKLGSMIVSPEDFRARYGRLVDYQLMPTLEEYSYWLGLPVSDKLPFSGSERTHTPTTIVEALHLKTYAVKANFIKKGGILGLTSRFLMEKAFIFAEADSRDAFEAIFSLLIYGIVLFPNIDDFVDVNVVRIFLIGNPIPTLLGDTYHSIHHWTKKGGGTIICCAPLLYKWFISHLLGSRIFRENPQKLRWSHMFMSIDQGNIHWYDPSYYVGVIINSCGEFPNVPLLGVRGVINYNPILARCQLGYPMGDKPDNLILSCFFYLNKEESFDLKDRIIHVWCNIHMKGKGQLGRKNCVAFEPYTQWVYARANELKMSYAPEKPSFPYVITSSSTIPIENREEFQEILARLKLERDTWEGKYHVLNDKKMKMEQQLKEKDDLIEILEHQVVKKQEEQEGLLISRVQPFHEYSNIPPTSGAWKGIVDKLMIENAQLKRQKRKHQPTVGPSTYGIP from the exons ATGGAACTCGGAAGGAGGAATACCAAGAAATACACTTTCAAAAGTCCTGACTTAACAGAGTTGAAGAAGCTTGGTTCTATGATAGTTAGTCCAGAGGATTTCAGAGCTCGGTATGGAAGACTTGTGG aCTACCAGCTTATGCCTACTCTAGAAGAATACTCTTATTGGCTTGGTTTACCAGTCTCTGACAAATTACCATTCAGTGGTTCAGAGAGAACCCATACACCAACAACTATTGTAGAAGCACTTCACCTAAAAACGTATGCTGTGAAGGCAAACTTCATTAAAAAAGGAGGGATTCTAGGTCTAACCTCTAGATTCCTGATGGAGAAAGCCTTTATCTTTGCAGAAGCAGATAGTAGAGATGCATTTGAAGCCATTTTTTCTCTACTCATTTATGGAATTGTGCTCTTCCCAAACATTGATgactttgttgatgttaatgtTGTACGAATCTTCTTAATTGGGAACCCAATACCCACATTACTTGGAGATACCTACCATTCTATCCATCACTGGACTAAGAAAGGTGGCGGAACCATTATTTGTTGTGCACCTCTcctatataagtggtttatttctcacttactCGGATCCAGGATCTTCAGGGAGAATCCACAGAAGCTCAGATGGTCTCATATGTTCATGTCCATTGATCAAGGGAATATACATTGGTATGACCCCTCTTATTATGTTGGAGTAATTATTAACAGTTGTGGTGAATTTCCTAATGTACCTTTACTTGGTGTACGTGGGGTAATTAACTACAACCCCATCCTTGCCAGATGCCAGTTAGGATATCCTATGGGAGATAAACCCGATAACCTTATTTTGTCATGTTTCTTTTACCTCAACAAAGAAGAGAGTTTCGATTTGAAGGATAGAATCATACACGTTTGGTGTAACATTCACATGAAAGGAAAAGGCCAATTAGGAAGAAAAAATTGTGTTGCTTTTGAGCCCTACACCCAATGGGTTTATGCTAGAGCCAATGAACTTAAGATGTCCTATGCTCCTGAGAAGCCCTCATTCCCTTATGTTATAACATCATCATCCACCATTCCTATTGAGAATAGGGAAGAGTTTCAAGAAATTTTGGCTAGGTTGAAATTGGAAAGAGACACTTGGGAAGGCAAGTACCATGTCTTGAATGATAAAAAGATGAAGATGGAGCAACAACTAAAGGAGAAggatgatttgattgagattctggAACATCAAGTTGTGAAGAAACAGGAGGAACAAGAAGGTTTACTTATCTCTAGAGTCCAGCCATTTCATGAGTACTCCAACATACCTCCCACCTCAGGTGCTTGGAAGGGAATCGTCGACAAGCTTATGATCGAGAACGCTCAGCTAAAGAGGCAGAAGAGGAAGCATCAACCAACAGTAGGACCTTCTACATATGGGATTCCTTAG